ACCCAGGTGATACAGGCCGTTATAGTCTTGCTATCCGAGATGATAGAGCCAGCTATATTTTAGATGAATCTGGAGAACTGAGTCAGCAAAACTTAGTCCTCAAACAAAATGGTACACCTTATAATGTGACACAATTTCAAGGCACAAAAAATCAACTAGTGAGTATTCGTGTAGATAGTGTAAATGAAGAGTTTTCACCTTATATAGTTTTACTCAATTCTCAAGGACAGAGGATTGCTGCTAATAGCGATCGCGATGGTAAATATAGCGCCCTCATCGACCGAGCTAGATTACCTGAAGATGGTACTTATTATATAGTTGTGACTTCTAGTAATCCCACCCAACGTGGTAATTACCGATTAACTTTGTTTTAAAAAAGTTTACAAAATCAAGGTTGACAATATCCCTTTTCTGTTGATTTAGTTAGCCACCATAAACATTGTTATATTTTTTGGTAGTCCTTGGACTGCTAACACAACGTATACTGCGGCTGACATCGCATCAATTGGGGTAGAACACAGGAAAATGTTTTTAGTCTTTTGTTGGGGGTTTTGACTAACTGTATATATAGCAGAAGGCAGGAGGAAAAGTCTTATTATTCCTGGCATTCCAGCTTTCAAATTGTCCTAACATATCTGACTACTGCTATAAAAGCGAACTGTCTTATACCATTTCACTAAATAAATGATACGAATAATTTCTCCTCCGCACCCCTGCTCCTCTGCCCACGCCAGTCGCTACAAGTCGGGAAACCCGCCCAACGCGCTGGCTCCCCTGCGGTCTATTTGTATCAAACTTAAAGTGAAACGGTATTACTCTGCGGGAAGGTGAAGCCTACGCTTCTACAAGTTTTGGCGAAGGTATATATCTTGACAAGCCAAATAATCAAGCAATATCAATTATTCTCAAGAGTTTTATTGAGAAATATATCTACATATTCAAATGTATTGATTTATAGACAGTTTTCAAACATAATTTTTTACTGTGCGATCGTTGCTTTTGTAAAACTTGAGATTTACTAGCAAATTTGCTTCATTAAAACTTTCATGTTCAGGTAAATTATTATACCTTATACTTTTCTGACTCCTGTTTATTTTTCTGCTTTATTTTTGGTGTGGGTGCTTCAAGATGTTCTGGCAATTAAAAGCGAGTTTGCAGCGATCGCACGTGCAGCATTACTGGGAATTGCTACAAGTATTAGTAGCAAGGAATTTAAATGTGCGTTACCGAGGCTCGTTTTTAGGAGTGTATTGGTCGCTGCTCAATCCACTACTAATGACAGGAGCATATACAGCAATTTTTGGTACGACTTTCGCTTCTTATTATGGCAATTCTATTTTCAACTATGTGCTGGCAGTATTCACCGGACTGGTAGTAATTAACTTCTTCTCAGCATCTACAGGTCAAGCCTTATTGAGTGTAGTGAACAATGGGACGTTATTGAACAAAATTAATTTGCCAACTAGTGTTTTTCCGGTATCAATGGTTGTCGCAAATATCTTTCAGTTTGCAGTCGGAGTTTTTCCTTTACTAGCATTAGTGACATTAATTAATTCCAAAAGCTTAGTCAATGTATTTTTGTTGTTGTTACCCTTACTAGCGCTGGTGCTTGTATGTATTGGAATTAGCTTGCTAGTGAGTGCTTTATTTGTATTTTTTAGAGATTTGCCTTATTTCTATGAATTGGTTGTTTCTCTACTTTGGTTAAGTAGCCCTATATTTTATCCAGTAGTAATTGTGCCAACAACAGTAAAGACATTTTTGGTACTGAATCCTTTGTTTCCAGTGATTGAAAGTATCCGTCAAATTTCTTTATCAGGAGCATTGCCAGAAGTTCACTTAATTGTACACTCACTTTTAAGCGGAATTATTTTTTTGGCTCTAGGAATAACTTGCTTTCGCTGGTTGCGAACTTCATTTATGGATTTGCTGTAGATGGAAGTCATTCGTCTAAATCAAGTTTCTCTGTGGCGACGTACGCAAGAAGAGTTTTCTTATGACTTGAAGAAAACTATCTTGTCTTTTTTAGAAGGAAAGTATCGTTACCCTGCTAAAAAGTTGGTGCTAGATCGAATTGATTTAGTAGTGAAATCAGGAGAAAAAGTAGGAATTATTGGGGCGAATGGAGCAGGAAAATCTACACTTTTGAAGCTAATCTGTGGAATTTTGCAGCCACAGCAGGGAGTTGTGCGAGTAAAAGGGAAAATTGCGCCATTAATTGAGTTAGGTGCAGGGTTCGATCCAGAAATTTCCGTGATGGCTAACATTATCTTTTATGGAGTAATGCTGGGATTTTCACGACAAGAAATGATGAAGAAAGCAGCATCAATTTTAGAGTT
This window of the Nostoc sp. HK-01 genome carries:
- a CDS encoding putative ABC transporter permease protein, ABC-2, translating into MFWQLKASLQRSHVQHYWELLQVLVARNLNVRYRGSFLGVYWSLLNPLLMTGAYTAIFGTTFASYYGNSIFNYVLAVFTGLVVINFFSASTGQALLSVVNNGTLLNKINLPTSVFPVSMVVANIFQFAVGVFPLLALVTLINSKSLVNVFLLLLPLLALVLVCIGISLLVSALFVFFRDLPYFYELVVSLLWLSSPIFYPVVIVPTTVKTFLVLNPLFPVIESIRQISLSGALPEVHLIVHSLLSGIIFLALGITCFRWLRTSFMDLL
- a CDS encoding ABC transporter-like protein, coding for MEVIRLNQVSLWRRTQEEFSYDLKKTILSFLEGKYRYPAKKLVLDRIDLVVKSGEKVGIIGANGAGKSTLLKLICGILQPQQGVVRVKGKIAPLIELGAGFDPEISVMANIIFYGVMLGFSRQEMMKKAASILEFAELQDYSLVPVKVLSSGMVARLGFAIATDVQPDILILDEVLSVGDESFKNKCKRRIEKFWAADATVLLVSHDLDFIRQSCEQVIWLDQGKVKLIGDANHVIETYLTTTKNY